A section of the Sebastes fasciatus isolate fSebFas1 chromosome 21, fSebFas1.pri, whole genome shotgun sequence genome encodes:
- the eci2 gene encoding enoyl-CoA delta isomerase 2, which translates to MAGVALKLSARCWRSVRLTSLARFSTIPSLKFHTTASPMMGATVEQFQEAKNKMSALKNDPGNEVKLKIYALFKQATQGPCNTPKPGMLDFVNKVKWDAWKSLGSISQDEARQEYCDLIGSLAAAEGGSSAQVAAQPAGSGATYDTLLLTKEDDITTIKLNRPAKKNAITTEMYNDIIAALEQAAKDDSVITVFTGAGDFYCSGNDLSNFTKIPEGGVEAMARSGGDLLRKYVKAYIDFPKPLVAVVNGPAVGISVTALGLFDLVYATDRATFHTPFSQLGQSPEACSSYTFPKIMGNAKASEMLLFNKKLTAVQACEVGLVTEVFPDSSFQSEVWTRLKAYAKLPPNSLAFSKQLIRSTEKERLHEVNDVEVERLTERWMSDECFNAVMSFFQAKAKL; encoded by the exons ATGGCCGGCGTCGCTCTGAAGTTGTCCGCTCGCTGCTGGCGCTCAGTTAGACTCACAAG CTTGGCCAGATTCTCCACCATTCCCAGTCTGAAGTTCCACACCACGGCCTCTCCGATGATGG gtgcgACGGTGGAGCAGTTTCAGGAAGCCAAGAACAAAATGTCGGCGCTGAAGAACGACCCGGGCAACGAAGTCAAACTGAAGATCTACGCTCTGTTCAAACAG gcCACTCAGGGTCCCTGCAACACCCCCAAACCAGGCATGCTGGACTTTGTCAACAAGGTGAAATGGGACGCGTGGAAATCTCTGGGCTCCATATCACAG GATGAAGCCAGGCAGGAGTACTGCGACCTCATTGGCTCCCTGGCGGCGGCAGAAGGAGGAAGCTCCGCCCAGGTGGCTGCACAGCCTGCTGGGAGCGGGGCGACGTACGACACGCTGTTGCTCACCAAGGAGGATGACATCACTACCATCAAACTGAACCGACCGGCCAAGAAAAACGCCATCACTACCGAg ATGTACAACGACATTATTGCAGCTCTGGAGCAGGCGGCAAAAGACGACTCCGTCATCACTGTTTTtactg GTGCCGGTGATTTCTACTGCAGTGGAAACGACCTGTCCAACTTCACCAAGATCCCCGAGGGAGGGGTGGAGGCCATGGCCAGAAGTGGTGGAGATCTGCTCAG GAAGTATGTGAAGGCGTACATTGACTTCCCGAAGCCGCTGGTTGCCGTGGTGAACGGACCGGCTGTAGGAATCTCAGTCACAGCGTTGGGACTCTTTGACCTGGTCTACGCTACAGACAgg GCCACCTTCCACACGCCGTTCAGTCAGCTGGGTCAGAGCCCCGAGGCCTGCTCCTCCTACACCTTCCCCAAGATAATGGGCAACGCCAAG GCCAGTGAGATGCTGCTGTTCAATAAGAAGCTGACGGCGGTTCAGGCCTGTGAGGTCGGTCTGGTCACTGAGGTTTTCCCCGACAGCAGCTTCCAGTCGGAGGTCTGGACCAGACTGAAGGCCTACGCCAAGCTGCCTCCCAAc TCTTTGGCTTTCTCTAAACAGCTGATCCGGTCGACGGAGAAGGAGCGTCTCCACGAGGTGAACGACGTCGAGGTGGAGCGTCTGACGGAGCGATGGATGTCAGACGAGTGCTTCAACGCCGTCATGAGTTTCTTCCAGGCCAAGGCCAAACTCTGA